A region from the Triticum urartu cultivar G1812 chromosome 1, Tu2.1, whole genome shotgun sequence genome encodes:
- the LOC125519941 gene encoding tubby-like F-box protein 8 has protein sequence MSFRSIVRDVRDGFGSLSRRSFEVTISGLSGLTGHHRGKCQSTVHELRDADLIVQESRWASLPPELLSDVIRRLEASESTWPSRKHVVSCAAVCKAWREMCREIVTSPEFCGKLTFPVSLKQPGPRDGMIQCFIKRDKSKSTYHLYLCLTNAVLVENGKFLLSAKRIRRTTCTEYVISMDAENISRSSSTYIGKLRSNFLGTKFIVYDTQPPYNGALVPPVGRSSRRFNSKKVSPKVPSGSYNIAQVSYELNVLGTRGPRRMNCIMHSIPASSVEPGGIVPGQPDQIMPRALEDSFRSMSSFSKSSIMDRSTDFSSSRYFSSSRFLSDIAGGAAISRDEDGENKERPLVLRNKVPRWHEQLQCWCLNFRGRVTIASVKNFQLIAAPSQPPPPAAGAGAPAPAPSQPAPALEQDKIILQFGKVSKDMFTMDYRYPLSAFQAFAMCLSSFDTKLACE, from the exons ATGTCGTTCCGCAGCATAGTTCGTGATGTCAGGGACGGTTTCGGCAGCCTGTCAAGGCGGAGCTTCGAGGTGACCATCTCCGGCCTGTCCGGCCTCACCGGGCACCACAGGGGCAAGTGCCAGAGCACGGTGCACGAGCTCCGCGACGCCGATCTCATAGTCCAGGAGAGCCGCTGGGCCAGCCTCCCTCCCGAGCTCCTCAGCGACGTGATCCGGAGGCTGGAGGCAAGCGAGAGCACCTGGCCGTCGCGCAAGCATGTGGTGTCCTGCGCCGCCGTTTGCAAGGCGTGGAGGGAGATGTGCAGGGAGATTGTGACGAGCCCGGAGTTTTGCGGAAAGCTCACCTTCCCCGTCTCTCTGAAGCAG CCTGGCCCTCGAGATGGAATGATTCAATGTTTTATAAAGCGAGATAAATCAAAGTCTACTTATCATCTCTACTTGTGCCTGACTAATG CGGTACTTGTGGAGAATGGCAAGTTCCTCTTGTCTGCTAAAAGGATCCGCAGGACAACCTGCACCGAATATGTTATCTCAATGGATGCTGAAAACATCTCAAGATCAAGCAGCACCTACATTGGAAAACTGAG GTCAAACTTCCTCGGCACAAAATTCATAGTATATGACACGCAGCCCCCCTACAATGGGGCTTTAGttcctccggttggacggagtaGCCGGAGATTCAACTCTAAGAAAGTGTCTCCCAAGGTGCCATCCGGCAGCTACAACATAGCTCAGGTGTCTTACGAGCTAAATGTTCTTGGCACGAGGGGCCCTAGGCGGATGAACTGCATCATGCACTCCATACCGGCCTCATCGGTCGAGCCCGGCGGCATAGTCCCTGGGCAGCCTGACCAGATCATGCCCCGGGCTCTAGAGGACTCGTTTCGCAGCATGAGCTCCTTCTCCAAGTCATCCATCATGGACCGGTCCACGGATTTCAGCAGCTCCCGTTACTTCAGCAGTTCCCGGTTTCTGTCCGACATTGCCGGAGGCGCCGCCATAAGCCGTGACGAAGACGGAGAGAACAAGGAGAGGCCGCTGGTGCTCCGCAACAAGGTTCCGAGGTGGCACGAGCAGCTGCAGTGCTGGTGCCTCAACTTCCGTGGCCGCGTGACCATCGCCTCGGTGAAGAACTTCCAGCTGATCGCGGCGCCGAGCCAGCCCCCGCCCCCCGCCGCGGGGGCGGGGGCGCCGGCCCCGGCCCCGTCGCAGCCCGCCCCGGCGCTGGAGCAGGACAAGATCATCCTGCAGTTCGGCAAGGTGTCCAAGGACATGTTCACCATGGACTACCGCTACCCGCTGTCGGCGTTCCAGGCCTTCGCAATGTGCCTGAGCAGCTTCGACACGAAGCTGGCCTGTGAATAA